From the Kitasatospora viridis genome, one window contains:
- a CDS encoding YbaB/EbfC family nucleoid-associated protein, whose amino-acid sequence MSTSPFAEQIEQAMVTLREQQAKLAEATRELQAATATVTSKDRMVTAVVGSQGEVVSLTFHTTAYRTMAPAQLGAVLTDLLNEARADLGARVLEAMRSFDGVGEALRTSMTGGTELEDLLAPLQAMRPSHKRAEERRAGGRQEEFRG is encoded by the coding sequence ATGTCGACGTCGCCGTTCGCCGAGCAGATCGAGCAGGCCATGGTCACCCTGCGCGAGCAGCAGGCCAAGCTGGCCGAGGCCACCAGGGAGTTGCAGGCCGCCACCGCCACGGTGACCTCCAAGGACCGGATGGTCACCGCCGTGGTCGGTTCCCAGGGTGAGGTGGTCTCGCTGACCTTCCACACCACCGCCTACCGCACGATGGCGCCCGCTCAGCTCGGCGCGGTGCTCACCGACCTGCTCAACGAGGCCCGGGCCGACCTGGGCGCCCGGGTGCTGGAGGCCATGCGCTCCTTCGACGGGGTCGGCGAGGCGCTGCGCACCTCGATGACCGGCGGCACCGAGCTGGAGGACCTGCTCGCCCCGCTGCAGGCGATGCGGCCCAGCCACAAGCGGGCCGAGGAGCGCCGGGCCGGCGGGCGGCAGGAGGAGTTCCGTGGCTGA
- a CDS encoding WXG100 family type VII secretion target has protein sequence MADIQLQHEAIDNAFQELISAAQTMQSNLDELVQQLQTLAQQSGSYKEAFQDFFKVVHDNETQMHDDIHKGAQILDTMNHTMRYADQAAAAGF, from the coding sequence ATGGCAGACATCCAGCTTCAGCACGAGGCCATCGACAACGCGTTCCAGGAGCTCATCTCGGCCGCGCAGACCATGCAGAGCAACCTGGACGAGCTGGTCCAGCAGCTGCAGACGCTGGCCCAGCAGTCCGGTAGCTACAAGGAGGCCTTCCAGGACTTCTTCAAGGTCGTGCACGACAACGAGACCCAGATGCACGACGACATCCACAAGGGTGCGCAGATCCTGGACACCATGAACCACACCATGCGGTACGCCGACCAGGCCGCCGCCGCGGGTTTCTGA